One Myotis daubentonii chromosome 3, mMyoDau2.1, whole genome shotgun sequence genomic window carries:
- the LOC132230851 gene encoding guanylate-binding protein 1-like, with protein sequence MASDIHMPGPVCLIENTNTQLLVNPEALKILSAITQPVVVVAIVGLYRTGKSYLMNKLAGQQKGFSLGSTVQSHTKGIWMWCVPHPKKPNHTLVLLDTEGLGDVEKGDNQNDSWIFALAILLSSTFVYNSMGTINQQAMDQLHYVTELTEKIRAKSSPDANEVEDSADFVSFFPDFVWTLRDFSLELEADGQPISADEYLQNSLKLKQGTSPKDKNFNLPRLCIRKFFPKKKCFIFDRPTHRKKLGQLETMHDDELDPEFVQQAADFCSYIFSNSKVKTLSGGIQVNGPRLESLVMTYINAISSGDLPCMENAILALAQIENSAAVKKAIAHYDQQMAEKVELPTETLQELLDLHMASEKEAIEVFIKNSFKDVDHLFQKELAAHLEKRRDDFYKENMKASSDRCSALLKDIFHSLEEDIKQGAYSKSGGYRLLIQTVNELKKKYLQAPKKGIQSEEVLHAYLKSKESVIDAILQTDQNLTEKEKEIEVQRVKAESAEAAAKMLEEMQKKNQQMMEEKEKSYQEHVKQLTEKMEQERAELKAEQERVLALKLQEQAMLLKDGFQNESRQLQREIENLKNNMSRRGNRCVIS encoded by the exons ATGGCCTCAGACATCCACATGCCAGGCCCGGTGTGCCTCATTGAGAACACTAACACGCAACTACTGGTTAATCCAGAAGCTTTGAAGATCCTGTCTGCCATTACACAGCCTGTAGTGGTGGTGGCCATTGTGGGTCTCTACCGCACAGGCAAATCCTACCTGATGAACAAGCTGGCTGGGCAGCAAAAAG GCTTCTCTCTGGGCTCCACGGTTCAGTCTCACACCAAAGGCATCTGGATGTGGTGTGTGCCTCACCCTAAGAAGCCAAACCACACCCTAGTTCTGCTTGACACTGAGGGGCTGGGAGATGTAGAGAAG GGTGACAACCAAAATGACTCCTGGATCTTTGCCCTGGCAATACTGCTGAGCAGCACCTTTGTGTACAATAGCATGGGGACCATAAACCAGCAGGCCATGGACCAACTGCA CTATGTGACAGAGTTGACAGAAAAAATAAGGGCAAAATCTTCACCTGATGCAAATGAGGTTGAGGATTCAGCTGACTTTGTGAGCTTCTTTCCAGATTTTGTGTGGACACTGAGGGATTTTTCCCTAGAATTGGAAGCAGATGGGCAACCCATCTCAGCAGACGAGTACCTGCAGAATTCACTCAAACTCAAGCAAG GTACCAGTcccaaagataaaaattttaaccTGCCCCGACTTTGTATCCGAAAGTTCTTCCCAAAAAAGAAATGCTTTATCTTTGATCGGCCCACTCATCGGAAGAAGCTAGGCCAACTTGAGACAATGCATGATGATGAGCTGGACCCCGAATTCGTGCAACAAGCTGCTGACTTCTGTTCCTACATCTTTAGCAATTCTAAAGTCAAAACTCTTTCAGGAGGCATCCAAGTCAATGGACCCC GGCTGGAGAGTCTGGTAATGACCTATATCAATGCCATCAGCAGCGGGGACCTGCCCTGCATGGAGAACGCCATCCTGGCCTTGGCCCAGATAGAGAACTCGGCTGCAGTGAAAAAGGCCATTGCCCACTATGACCAGCAGATGGCTGAGAAGGTTGAACTGCCCACAGAAACCCTTCAAGAGCTCCTGGACCTGCACATGGCCAGTGAGAAAGAGGCCATTGAAGTCTTCATCAAGAATTCCTTCAAGGATGTAGACCATTTATTTCAAAAGGAATTAgcg GCCCACCTAGAAAAAAGGCGAGATGACTTTTATAAAGAGAATATGAAAGCATCATCGGATCGCTGCTCAGCTTTACTTAAGGATATCTTCCATTCTTTAGAAGAAGATATAAAGCAGGGGGCTTATTCTAAATCAGGAGGATATCGTCTCTTAATACAGACTGTGAACGAGCTGAAGAAAAAGTATCTTCAGGCACCCAAGAAGGGAATACAG AGTGAAGAAGTTCTTCACGCATACCTGAAGTCCAAGGAGTCTGTGATTGATGCAATTCTACAGACAGACCAGAAtctcacagaaaaggaaaaggagatcGAAG TGCAACGTGTGAAAGCTGAATCTGCAGAGGCTGCAGCAAAAATGCTGGAGGAAATGCAAAAGAAGAATCAGCAGAtgatggaggagaaagaaaagagttaCCAGGAACATGTGAAACAATTGACTGAGAAGATGGAGCAGGAGAGGGCTGAGTTAAAGGCAGAGCAAGAGAGGGTTCTGGCTCTTAAACTTCAG GAACAGGCCATGTTACTAAAGGACGGATTCCAAAATGAGAGCAGACAACttcagagagaaatagagaatctCAAGAATAATATGTCAAGACGTGGGAACAGATGTGTCATAAgctaa